In Micromonospora cremea, the genomic window CGTTCCGCTCGGGCAAGGACGTGCTCACGCTCAAGCCCGGCGCGACCTGGCGGGGCGCCTGGGGCATCCGCCCCGGGGCCTGAGCCGGGCGGGCAGGGAGAGCGGGATGGAGTTCGCCGAGGTCGTCCGGCACCGGCGGATGGTGCGCAACTACGACCCGGACCGCCCGGTCCCGCCCGACGTGGTGGACCGGCTGCTCGACCATGCGGTACGCGCCCCGTCGGCCGGGTTCGCGCAGGGCTGGGGCTTCCTGGTGCTGGAGGAGGCGGCCGACCGGGAGCGGTTCTGGGCCGCCACCACGCCGGACGGTGGCGGGCGGGAGCGTTGGCTGGCCGGGATGCGCCGGGCGCCGCTGATCGTGGTGCCGCACGCCAACGAGTCGGCCTACCTCCAGCGGTACGCGGAGCCGGACAAGGGCTGGACGGACCGGTCCACCGATCGCTGGCCGGTGCCCTACTGGTACGTCGACACCGGGTTCGCCGCGCTGCTGATGTTGCTCACCGCGGTGGACGAGGGGCTGGGGGCGTGTTTCTTCGGCATCCCGCCGCAGCGGTTGGCCGCTTACCGGGAGTCGTTCGGCGTGCCGACGGACTACCGACCCATCGGTGCCGTCACAATCGGTTACCGCGCGCCCGACCATCGGTCACCGTCGCTGCGCCGTGGGCGTCGTCCGGTGGACGAGGTGGTGCGGCGCGGCCGGTGGAGTTGAGTGCGGCGTCCCGTTCGTCCGGTTGAAGATCGGACGAGCGGTAGCGAAACTGACATCAGGGAGCAGAACGTGGTGTGCGCTGGGCGGCTAGGCTGGCACGCGTCATCGGTGCCGCACCGCGCGGTGCCCGCCGCGACCCGGCTCGGCGCCGTCGGTCGGCTCGGCCACGGGGAGGGGAGCGTGCCGTCGTGATCTTCAGAGCGGTCCGGGACGGGCGTCCCTATCCGGAGCACAACCTGACGCTCAAGCAGTGGGCGGAGATCCCGCCGCGACCCCTGCGCCTGGACCAGTTGATCACCACCAAGCGTGAGCTGGCGCTCGACAAGCTCCTCGCCGAGGACTCCACCTTCTACGGCGACCTCTTCCCGCACGTGGTGCAGTGGAATGGCGGGCTCTACCTGGAGGACGGCCTGCACCGGGCCCTGCGTGCCGCCCTGCAGCAGCGCAACCAGATCCACGCCCGGGTGCTGGTGCTCTCCGAGCCGATCGAATGACGCGTCCGCGCCCACCGGCCTGAGCCTTCGTTAAGGTGGCGTCCATGACCGCTCCACTGGACCTGCTCGACCTGGACCCGTCGCTCACCGAGGAGGAGCGGCAGGTCCGCGACGTCGTACGCCAGCTCGTCGACGACCGGGTGCGCCCACACGTCGCCGACTGGTACGAGGAGGGTCGGGCACCGGCCCGTGAGCTGGCCCGGGAGTTCGGCAAGCTCGGGCTGCTCGGCATGCACCTGACCGGGTACGGCTGCGCGGGCGCCTCCGCGGTCGCGTACGGGCTGGCCTGCCAGGAGCTGGAGGCCGCCGACTCCGGCGTCCGCTCACTGGTCTCCGTGCAGGGCTCCCTGGCCATGTACGCCATCTGGCGCTACGGCAGCGAGGAGCAGAAGCAGCGCTGGCTGCCGTCGATGGCGACCGGCGAGGCGATCGGCTGCTTCGGCCTGACCGAGCCGGACCACGGCTCCGACCCCGCGTCGATGGCCACCCGGGCCCGCCGCGACGGCGACGACTGGGTGCTCAGCGGCGGCAAGATGTGGATCACCAACGCGCCGATCGCCGACGTCGCGGTGATCTGGGCGCGCACCGACGCCGGCGTGCGAGGCTTCGCCGTACCCATGGACACGCCCGGTGTCACGGCCCGCGAGATCCGCCGCAAGATGTCGCTGCGCGCGTCGGTGACCGGCGAGATCGTGCTCGACGACGTCCGGCTCCCGGCGAACGCCCAACTGCCCGAGGCGGTCGGGCTCAAAGCACCGCTGAGCTGCCTCACCGAAGCCCGGTACGGCATCGTCTGGGGCGCGGTCGGCGCCGCCCGGGACTGCCTGGAGACCGCGTTGGCGTACTCCACCACCCGCACCCAGTTCGGTCGCCCGCTGGCCGGCTTCCAGCTCACCCAGGCCAAGCTCGCGGACATGGCCGTCGAGCTGGTCAAGGGGCAACTGCTTGCGCTGCACCTGGGCAGGCTCGCCGACGCCGGCAGGCTGCGGCCCGAGCAGGTCAGCGTGGGCAAGCTGAACAACGTGCGGGAGGCCCTGGCCATCGCCCGGCAGTGCCGCACCATCCTCGGCGCCAACGGCGTCTCCGGGGAGTACCCGGTGATGCGGCACGCCAACAACCTGGAGAGCGTGCTGACGTACGAGGGCACCTCGGAGATCCACCAGCTCGTCGTCGGACAGCGGCTCACCGGGCTCTCCGCCTTCGCCTGACCTGCCCGTTCACGCTTTCCGGCCGCTCGACGCGCGGCTGTCGTACGGGGGCCGTACCGTCAATGACAGACGACGTGTCTGACGAGGACGGTGAGCGTGATGGCCCGCGACGCTGGCATCAACGAGCCCACGAGGGAGTTCCCCGGTTACCCGACCGGCGACGACCTCAAGGAGCGGTCGGCCTCCACACCCGAGCCGACCTCGGACACACCGGGCGGCTCCGGCGGCCCGACGACCGGTGGCGCCGGTGCGCCCGTCCGCGGCCTGCTCGTGCTGCTCGGGGCCGCCGCGCTGGCCGTGGTGGTGCTGCTCGGCGTGCAGGCGACCGGCATCCTGCCGGAGTTCCGCAACCCGTTCGCCAAGGAGCAGACCGACCGCAGCCAGCCGCCACTGCTGAAGTCGATCCAGGACCTCAGCCGCTACGTGGCCGCCGAGGGCAACTTCCAGGTCGTGGTCGACACCCAGAACGACCGGCGCAACGTTCCGGACTTCCTGCTCAACGAGCGCACCCTGTTCGTCGGGGCGGGCAGCGTCGAGGCGTACGTCGACTTCGGCAAGATCGGTGAGGGCGCTGTCGTCGAGTCCGCCGACGGCACCTCGGTCGAGATCAAGCTGCCCGCGCCGCAGCTCGGCGAGACCAACCTCGACCTGGAAAAGAGCTATGTCTTCGCCGAGCAGCGCGGTCTGCTCAACCGGCTCGGTGACCTGGTCGGCAACGACCCCAACCGGCAGCAGCAGGTCTATCAGCTCGCCGAGGAACGGATCACCGCCGCCGCCCGGGACAGCGGGCTTTCCGCCCGGGCCGAGGAGAACACCCGCAAGATGCTGGAGGGGCTGCTGCGCTCCCTCGGCTACCAACACGTCACGGTCACCTACACCGCCCCCTGACCGGCGCACCCCGTACGCCGAAGCGCCCGCCCCGACGATCGTCAGGGCGGGCGCTCTCGTTTCTTGGACTCCCCGGCCGCGCCTCACGCGGAGCCACGTCCCGGCGCAAGATCCGCGCAACTTCAGCGATGTTGGTGCCTCAGGCGGTCGTGAGGCAGCAAGTTCCCCGAAGTTGCTGCCTCGGCGCGGGGCCTCGGCGAGGGTGGGTTCGGGGGTGGGGTGCGGGGTGCTGGTCAGTATCCGGTCGAGGCGAGGTAGCGGTCCTCGTTCGGCATGAGGAACCAGAGGACCAGGTACACGATCACCTGGGTGCCGGGCAGCAGCAGCGACAGCAGGAACAGCAGCCGGACCATCCCGGCGGACATGCCGAA contains:
- a CDS encoding nitroreductase family protein, encoding MEFAEVVRHRRMVRNYDPDRPVPPDVVDRLLDHAVRAPSAGFAQGWGFLVLEEAADRERFWAATTPDGGGRERWLAGMRRAPLIVVPHANESAYLQRYAEPDKGWTDRSTDRWPVPYWYVDTGFAALLMLLTAVDEGLGACFFGIPPQRLAAYRESFGVPTDYRPIGAVTIGYRAPDHRSPSLRRGRRPVDEVVRRGRWS
- a CDS encoding type II toxin-antitoxin system VapB family antitoxin, giving the protein MIFRAVRDGRPYPEHNLTLKQWAEIPPRPLRLDQLITTKRELALDKLLAEDSTFYGDLFPHVVQWNGGLYLEDGLHRALRAALQQRNQIHARVLVLSEPIE
- a CDS encoding acyl-CoA dehydrogenase family protein, whose protein sequence is MTAPLDLLDLDPSLTEEERQVRDVVRQLVDDRVRPHVADWYEEGRAPARELAREFGKLGLLGMHLTGYGCAGASAVAYGLACQELEAADSGVRSLVSVQGSLAMYAIWRYGSEEQKQRWLPSMATGEAIGCFGLTEPDHGSDPASMATRARRDGDDWVLSGGKMWITNAPIADVAVIWARTDAGVRGFAVPMDTPGVTAREIRRKMSLRASVTGEIVLDDVRLPANAQLPEAVGLKAPLSCLTEARYGIVWGAVGAARDCLETALAYSTTRTQFGRPLAGFQLTQAKLADMAVELVKGQLLALHLGRLADAGRLRPEQVSVGKLNNVREALAIARQCRTILGANGVSGEYPVMRHANNLESVLTYEGTSEIHQLVVGQRLTGLSAFA
- a CDS encoding DUF4230 domain-containing protein gives rise to the protein MARDAGINEPTREFPGYPTGDDLKERSASTPEPTSDTPGGSGGPTTGGAGAPVRGLLVLLGAAALAVVVLLGVQATGILPEFRNPFAKEQTDRSQPPLLKSIQDLSRYVAAEGNFQVVVDTQNDRRNVPDFLLNERTLFVGAGSVEAYVDFGKIGEGAVVESADGTSVEIKLPAPQLGETNLDLEKSYVFAEQRGLLNRLGDLVGNDPNRQQQVYQLAEERITAAARDSGLSARAEENTRKMLEGLLRSLGYQHVTVTYTAP
- a CDS encoding PspC domain-containing protein, coding for MSRKLVRPRQGRMIAGVCAGLGQRFGMSAGMVRLLFLLSLLLPGTQVIVYLVLWFLMPNEDRYLASTGY